One window of the Runella slithyformis DSM 19594 genome contains the following:
- a CDS encoding FecR family protein, with the protein MQQRNQYKNIDDFLTDESFQKWVREGDQRNHWEEWTVENPERAKLVAEARLWVLAMRVPESPLSSSEITAALQASLIKIKSIEKETATLSVPLWNRIGWRSIAAVLVLGLALGWLYRRQAVSQDTLTYAELINRDADGLIEQTNNSNKPQLITLSDGSSVLLQPKSKLSYPKSFEGNERNVYLLGEGFFEISKNPKKPFYVFANEIVTKVVGTSFRIKAYTDQPNVEVVVRTGKVNVSSNQSLTQSSKASVQLLPNQAVRFVRDRLVFEKITDITQEKQIIKTVTAIEQISFEFSDVPVAQILKTIEEAYLVEIDYPQEKLKDCYLTTSLSDQPLPEKLKIICESLGSTTRYEMNGNRITILSTGCN; encoded by the coding sequence ATGCAGCAGCGCAATCAATATAAAAACATTGACGACTTTCTGACCGATGAATCCTTCCAAAAATGGGTTCGGGAGGGAGATCAACGTAATCATTGGGAGGAATGGACAGTAGAAAACCCCGAACGTGCTAAACTCGTGGCTGAAGCACGCTTGTGGGTACTAGCCATGCGAGTACCTGAATCACCCCTTTCTTCGTCCGAAATCACCGCTGCGCTACAAGCCTCCCTTATCAAAATTAAATCCATTGAGAAAGAGACTGCCACTCTTTCGGTTCCGTTGTGGAATCGTATCGGCTGGCGCAGTATTGCGGCAGTTCTGGTGCTGGGGCTCGCGCTGGGATGGCTGTACCGGCGTCAGGCAGTATCGCAGGATACACTTACCTACGCTGAACTCATCAACCGTGATGCCGATGGCCTGATCGAACAGACCAACAACTCCAACAAACCACAATTGATTACCCTGTCGGACGGCAGTTCGGTGCTTCTGCAACCCAAAAGCAAATTGAGTTATCCTAAAAGTTTTGAGGGCAACGAGCGCAACGTGTACCTTTTGGGCGAAGGCTTTTTTGAGATCAGTAAAAATCCGAAGAAACCCTTTTATGTTTTTGCCAATGAGATTGTCACCAAGGTTGTCGGGACGAGTTTTCGGATAAAAGCGTATACCGATCAACCCAACGTGGAAGTGGTCGTCCGCACCGGGAAGGTGAACGTGAGTTCGAATCAATCCCTTACCCAATCAAGTAAGGCAAGCGTTCAGCTATTGCCTAATCAGGCCGTTCGCTTTGTCCGAGACCGACTGGTCTTTGAAAAAATAACCGATATAACCCAAGAAAAACAAATCATCAAAACCGTCACGGCTATCGAACAGATCAGTTTTGAATTTTCGGATGTTCCCGTGGCCCAAATCCTCAAAACCATTGAAGAAGCGTATTTAGTGGAGATCGACTACCCGCAGGAAAAGTTAAAAGACTGCTATCTTACAACTTCCCTCAGCGATCAGCCGCTGCCCGAAAAACTCAAGATTATCTGCGAGAGTTTGGGCAGCACGACCCGTTATGAAATGAACGGCAACCGAATCACAATCTTATCTACCGGATGTAACTAA